Proteins encoded by one window of Acetivibrio thermocellus ATCC 27405:
- a CDS encoding ABC transporter ATP-binding protein, with protein sequence MNIKIKIENLSKTFKVNKKPLEVLNNINIEVYENQFVSLIGPSGCGKSTIFRILAGLEKDFSGNITVNGESIKASSCQFGYMPQKDVLMPWRTVYKNIILPLEINGKKDRSKKTEVENLIKEFGLEGFENFYPGEISGGMKQRAGILRTFLMESDIMLLDEPFGALDAITRINMQEWLLKVLVEHKKTVLFITHDIEEAIFLSDRVYVLSGRPAHVIKTLDIEFPRPRDREVLSSPKFLEYKDALLKALL encoded by the coding sequence ATGAATATCAAGATAAAGATTGAAAATTTAAGCAAAACCTTTAAAGTGAATAAAAAACCTCTGGAGGTTTTAAACAATATAAATATTGAGGTCTATGAAAACCAGTTTGTTTCCCTGATTGGTCCCAGCGGCTGCGGCAAAAGCACAATTTTTCGTATTTTGGCCGGACTTGAAAAGGACTTTTCAGGAAACATAACGGTAAACGGAGAAAGCATAAAAGCTTCCTCCTGCCAGTTCGGTTACATGCCTCAAAAGGACGTTTTAATGCCCTGGCGCACAGTATACAAAAACATCATTCTTCCCCTTGAAATAAACGGCAAAAAGGACAGGTCCAAAAAAACCGAAGTGGAAAACCTCATAAAGGAATTTGGTCTTGAAGGTTTCGAAAACTTCTATCCGGGGGAAATATCCGGCGGAATGAAGCAAAGAGCAGGTATTCTTCGCACTTTTTTAATGGAAAGCGACATAATGCTTCTTGACGAACCCTTTGGTGCGCTTGATGCAATAACCCGGATAAATATGCAGGAATGGCTGCTGAAAGTCCTGGTTGAGCACAAAAAGACCGTATTGTTTATAACCCACGACATTGAAGAGGCAATCTTTCTGTCGGACAGGGTGTATGTCCTGTCCGGCAGACCTGCCCATGTTATAAAAACTTTGGATATAGAGTTTCCCCGACCAAGGGACAGAGAAGTGCTTTCTTCTCCAAAATTTCTGGAATACAAAGATGCTCTTTTGAAAGCCCTTCTCTGA
- a CDS encoding endo-1,4-beta-xylanase yields MIVGKVLDMDEKTAIIMTDDFAFLNVVRTSEMAVGKKVKVLDSDIIKPKNSLRRYLPVAAVAACFVIVLSFVLMFINGNTARKNIYAYVGIDINPSIELWINYNNKIAEAKALNGDAETVLEGLELKEKTVAEAVNEIVQKSMELGFISREKENIILISTACDLKAGEGSENKDVQNKIGQLFDDVNKAVSDLKNSGITTRILNLTLEERESSKEENISMGRYAVYLKAKEQNVNLTIDEIKDADLLELIAKVGIDNENVPEDIVTEDKDNLDAINTGPAESAVPEVTETLPATSTPGRTEGNTATGSVDSTPALSKNETPGKTETPGRTFNTPAKSSLGQSSTPKPVSPVQTATATKGIGTLTPRNSPTPVIPSTGIQWIDQANERINEIRKRNVQIKVVDSSNKPIENAYVEAVLTNHAFGFGTAITRRAMYDSNYTKFIKDHFNWAVFENESKWYTNEPSMGIITYDDADYLYEFCRSNGIKVRGHCIFWEAEEWQPAWVRSLDPFTLRFAVDNRLNSAVGHFKGKFEHWDVNNEMIHGNFFKSRLGESIWPYMFNRAREIDPNAKYFVNNNITTLKEADDCVALVNWLRSQGVRVDGVGVHGHFGDSVDRNLLKGILDKLSVLNLPIWITEYDSVTPDEYRRADNLENLYRTAFSHPSVEGIVMWGFWERVHWRGRDASIVNDNWTLNEAGRRFESLMNEWTTRAYGSTDGSGSFGFRGFYGTYRITVTVPGKGKYNYTLNLNRGSGTLQTTYRIP; encoded by the coding sequence GTGATTGTAGGAAAAGTTCTTGATATGGATGAAAAGACGGCCATTATAATGACTGATGACTTTGCTTTTCTGAATGTGGTAAGGACCTCTGAAATGGCAGTTGGTAAAAAAGTGAAGGTTTTGGACTCGGATATAATCAAGCCTAAAAATTCTTTGCGCAGATATTTGCCGGTTGCGGCAGTTGCTGCATGCTTTGTAATTGTGTTGTCTTTTGTGCTGATGTTTATTAATGGAAATACGGCAAGAAAAAATATATATGCTTATGTTGGCATTGATATAAATCCAAGTATTGAGCTTTGGATAAATTACAACAACAAAATAGCCGAAGCCAAAGCACTGAACGGCGATGCCGAGACAGTGCTGGAAGGACTTGAATTAAAAGAAAAAACAGTGGCGGAGGCTGTGAATGAGATTGTGCAAAAGAGCATGGAGCTTGGATTTATTTCCAGGGAGAAGGAGAATATAATCCTTATATCCACAGCCTGTGATTTAAAAGCAGGGGAAGGTTCGGAGAATAAGGACGTTCAAAATAAAATCGGTCAGCTTTTTGATGATGTGAACAAGGCGGTTTCAGACCTTAAAAACAGCGGTATTACAACCAGGATTTTAAATCTTACTTTGGAGGAAAGAGAATCATCCAAAGAAGAAAATATTTCAATGGGCAGATATGCCGTGTATTTAAAAGCCAAAGAGCAGAATGTAAATTTGACTATTGATGAGATTAAAGATGCGGATTTGCTGGAGCTCATTGCCAAGGTCGGCATTGATAATGAGAATGTTCCGGAGGATATTGTAACAGAGGATAAAGACAACCTGGATGCGATAAATACCGGACCTGCGGAAAGTGCCGTGCCTGAAGTGACTGAAACTTTGCCTGCTACCTCAACACCCGGCAGGACGGAAGGTAACACCGCGACAGGTTCGGTTGACAGTACACCTGCTTTGTCCAAGAACGAAACACCGGGCAAAACAGAAACACCGGGAAGGACATTCAATACACCGGCAAAATCGTCACTGGGGCAATCTTCGACGCCCAAGCCGGTATCACCCGTTCAAACGGCAACAGCGACAAAGGGTATTGGGACTTTGACACCCAGGAACTCACCGACGCCAGTAATACCTTCCACCGGCATTCAATGGATTGACCAGGCAAATGAGAGAATAAATGAGATTCGAAAGAGAAATGTACAGATAAAAGTTGTGGATTCCAGCAACAAGCCGATAGAGAATGCTTATGTGGAGGCGGTTCTCACCAACCATGCCTTTGGATTTGGTACAGCCATTACAAGAAGGGCAATGTACGATTCGAATTACACTAAGTTTATAAAAGACCACTTTAACTGGGCTGTGTTTGAAAATGAATCCAAATGGTATACAAATGAACCCAGTATGGGAATTATAACCTATGACGATGCTGACTATTTGTATGAATTTTGCCGGAGCAACGGAATAAAAGTGAGGGGACACTGTATTTTCTGGGAGGCTGAAGAGTGGCAGCCTGCATGGGTAAGGAGTTTGGATCCGTTTACCCTGCGTTTTGCGGTAGACAACCGCTTAAACAGTGCTGTAGGTCATTTTAAAGGAAAATTCGAACATTGGGATGTAAACAACGAAATGATTCACGGCAACTTTTTCAAGAGCCGTCTGGGTGAGTCCATCTGGCCTTATATGTTCAACAGGGCAAGAGAAATTGATCCGAATGCAAAGTATTTTGTAAACAACAATATAACCACTTTGAAAGAAGCGGATGATTGTGTGGCCCTGGTAAACTGGCTCAGATCCCAGGGAGTTCGTGTGGACGGCGTAGGAGTGCACGGACACTTTGGTGACTCGGTGGACCGCAATCTTCTCAAAGGAATACTTGACAAGCTGTCTGTCTTGAACCTTCCGATATGGATTACCGAATATGATTCGGTTACACCGGATGAATACAGGAGGGCGGACAATCTGGAGAACCTCTATCGTACGGCTTTCAGCCATCCTTCCGTTGAAGGAATCGTAATGTGGGGTTTCTGGGAAAGAGTGCACTGGAGAGGAAGAGATGCGTCAATAGTAAATGATAACTGGACGTTGAATGAAGCCGGCAGAAGGTTTGAGTCCTTGATGAATGAGTGGACTACCAGGGCTTATGGAAGCACGGATGGTTCGGGCAGCTTTGGCTTCAGAGGATTCTATGGAACATACAGGATAACCGTGACAGTGCCGGGAAAAGGAAAGTACAACTATACTTTGAATCTGAACCGCGGCAGCGGAACATTGCAGACTACTTACAGAATTCCCTGA
- the sigI gene encoding RNA polymerase sigma-I factor, which produces MDWHFQGTNDDREHTKRIIIEYLNRIKAGDDSAREEFILRFRPFILKLVYKATDRHVEPENSEEYSVALLAFNEAINAYDEEKHSNFLVFSEQVINRRLIDYKRKNHKNKMVYPFSYFENEDIKLERTLSDADGNNAIERLEFTDEIRLFKSELASFDITFKDLLSCTPKHRDSRELLINIAKKIASNDGLYEKLKKTKKLPTLELLKLAKVSRRTIERNKKYIIAVSLILRSNLEIFKEYAAGIQEKEVDLR; this is translated from the coding sequence GTGGATTGGCATTTTCAAGGTACGAACGACGACAGGGAACATACAAAAAGGATTATTATAGAGTATCTGAACAGAATAAAAGCCGGGGATGATTCTGCAAGGGAAGAGTTTATCCTGAGGTTTAGGCCTTTTATATTAAAATTGGTGTATAAGGCGACTGACAGGCATGTTGAGCCGGAAAACAGTGAAGAATACAGCGTTGCATTATTGGCTTTCAATGAAGCCATCAATGCTTATGATGAAGAGAAGCATTCTAACTTCCTTGTTTTCTCAGAACAGGTTATTAATAGAAGACTTATTGACTATAAAAGAAAAAATCATAAGAATAAAATGGTTTATCCTTTTTCTTACTTTGAAAACGAAGATATCAAACTTGAAAGAACTCTTTCGGATGCTGACGGCAACAATGCAATTGAAAGATTGGAATTTACGGACGAGATTAGACTTTTCAAATCTGAGCTGGCCTCCTTTGATATAACTTTTAAGGATTTGCTCTCCTGTACTCCAAAGCACAGAGATTCGAGAGAGCTTTTGATAAATATTGCAAAAAAAATTGCAAGTAATGACGGGCTTTATGAAAAGCTAAAAAAAACCAAAAAGTTGCCCACATTGGAACTGTTGAAACTGGCAAAAGTTAGCAGAAGGACTATAGAAAGAAATAAAAAATATATAATTGCAGTAAGCTTGATATTAAGGAGCAACCTCGAAATCTTCAAGGAGTATGCTGCAGGTATCCAGGAAAAGGAGGTGGATTTGCGGTGA
- a CDS encoding ABC transporter permease: protein MNGRAIFRSLSIKLCASFLFVTCLVSVLRSLTATFDEKIMGEMRKRVEAVYVGENGEPGISFKDYEKIIQDYDEGDTSAAIVLEFTAMAELSQRSLDAKVIMTDENYINFFPCMTIEKGMFLDSDMVENGENAAVVSSELARKLYMTEDIIGNRLVLGDKKYKIVGVYDADTGILSDLTDDGYEKIYIPYTSFETDRNIDYLMANGLRYKYRQVFSFEELINKTLRRNAAYNYAVRNYEKYDIVISQFENVLNLLVGLACVYLLIKNFVEFLKRRIAFYRHKLGDLYIKEMVRRNILPLVLDLLIVFGFAGILVLIWRLVKFEFYVPSGYLPPDNVFDIGFYIEKIKEMIRQSNSQIKVNYMPFAAMLQSTLRIAWILTAFIVAGFVDLILSLRIAKSAQMPKVKLAVSSLSSIVLGVAAGYLAVCFMGIDYSLPAKFIVLMLCFLLLNSGLIFEKIAVRYGAVNQSISS from the coding sequence ATGAACGGCAGGGCAATTTTCCGCAGTTTGTCGATAAAGCTGTGTGCAAGTTTTTTATTTGTAACTTGTCTGGTTAGTGTTTTAAGAAGCCTTACAGCTACTTTTGATGAGAAGATTATGGGAGAAATGCGAAAAAGGGTGGAGGCTGTCTATGTAGGAGAAAACGGTGAACCGGGTATCTCTTTTAAGGACTATGAAAAGATAATACAAGACTATGACGAGGGAGACACTTCAGCGGCAATTGTACTTGAGTTTACGGCTATGGCTGAATTGAGTCAAAGGTCGTTGGATGCAAAAGTAATTATGACCGATGAAAACTATATTAATTTTTTTCCTTGCATGACAATAGAAAAGGGAATGTTTCTGGATTCGGACATGGTGGAAAACGGGGAAAACGCAGCGGTTGTCAGCAGCGAGCTTGCGCGAAAGCTTTACATGACCGAGGACATAATCGGCAACAGGCTTGTTCTTGGGGACAAAAAATACAAAATTGTAGGAGTGTATGATGCGGACACAGGGATATTGTCCGATCTTACCGATGACGGATATGAAAAAATATACATACCATATACGTCTTTTGAGACGGACAGAAATATTGATTATTTGATGGCAAACGGTCTTAGGTACAAATACAGACAGGTTTTTTCCTTTGAAGAACTCATAAACAAAACATTAAGGAGGAATGCCGCCTACAACTATGCCGTGAGGAATTATGAAAAGTATGACATTGTGATTTCACAATTTGAAAATGTGTTAAATCTTTTGGTTGGCCTTGCATGCGTGTATCTGTTGATAAAGAATTTTGTTGAGTTTTTGAAGCGAAGGATTGCTTTTTACAGGCATAAGCTTGGTGATTTGTACATAAAGGAGATGGTAAGGAGAAACATTTTGCCTCTGGTTTTGGATCTGTTAATTGTATTTGGTTTTGCAGGGATTTTGGTTTTGATATGGAGGCTTGTAAAGTTTGAATTCTATGTGCCCAGCGGGTATTTACCGCCGGATAATGTGTTTGATATAGGGTTCTATATCGAAAAAATAAAAGAAATGATAAGACAGAGCAATTCTCAGATTAAGGTAAATTACATGCCTTTTGCCGCCATGCTCCAAAGCACCCTTAGAATTGCGTGGATACTGACGGCGTTTATCGTTGCGGGATTTGTGGATTTGATATTGAGCCTTAGGATTGCAAAATCGGCTCAAATGCCGAAAGTGAAGCTTGCCGTATCTTCTTTGTCCTCCATCGTGTTGGGAGTTGCAGCAGGTTATCTTGCAGTATGCTTTATGGGGATTGATTACAGTCTGCCTGCTAAATTTATTGTGCTTATGCTTTGTTTTCTGCTTCTTAACAGTGGCTTGATTTTTGAAAAAATCGCCGTAAGATATGGGGCGGTAAATCAAAGTATATCAAGCTAA
- a CDS encoding HlyD family secretion protein, whose amino-acid sequence MDAEMALNNRRKSIVIKLALIFGAMIIFLTFFSKTINNTLLPVVDTVKVKKGSIGRTIEKTGQVELLNKENVYATGAWKVTDVFVKKNDCVTEGMVLAVVEKEDISLTLKQKELEILKLENSINELSASYENGVSEQERLIELAKREMDDAKEELESLEQLFNAGVETKDNVDRAKRRYEDAKYDYEDKKNKLERSRGTYETNLKERMAELELRKKELEKLKKDYSGMGEIKAPSDGIILEVNIDKGMMTAPNQTLFVVGRDDKKYRLSWLMSRSEAEDFDIGDEVAIKLEVQKTVDNSG is encoded by the coding sequence ATGGACGCAGAAATGGCTTTAAACAATAGAAGGAAAAGCATAGTTATAAAGCTGGCGTTAATATTTGGGGCGATGATAATATTTCTTACATTCTTTTCTAAAACAATAAACAACACACTGCTACCTGTGGTGGATACCGTCAAGGTAAAGAAGGGCAGCATTGGAAGGACAATTGAAAAGACCGGTCAGGTGGAGCTGCTGAATAAAGAAAATGTGTATGCCACCGGGGCGTGGAAGGTTACGGATGTGTTCGTAAAAAAGAATGACTGTGTTACGGAAGGCATGGTATTGGCCGTGGTGGAAAAGGAGGATATTTCACTGACGCTAAAGCAGAAGGAGCTTGAGATTTTGAAGCTTGAAAACAGTATAAATGAGTTGTCGGCAAGTTATGAGAACGGGGTGTCGGAACAGGAAAGGTTGATAGAACTTGCCAAAAGAGAAATGGATGATGCAAAAGAAGAGCTTGAGTCGCTGGAGCAGCTTTTTAATGCAGGGGTTGAGACAAAAGACAATGTGGACAGGGCAAAAAGAAGATACGAGGATGCAAAATATGATTATGAGGACAAAAAGAACAAACTTGAGCGAAGCAGGGGAACTTATGAAACGAACCTTAAGGAGAGAATGGCGGAGCTCGAGCTTCGGAAAAAGGAACTTGAAAAGTTAAAAAAGGATTATTCCGGAATGGGAGAGATAAAAGCACCGTCCGACGGTATTATTCTGGAAGTGAATATTGACAAGGGAATGATGACCGCACCGAATCAAACTCTTTTTGTTGTAGGAAGGGATGATAAAAAATACAGGCTGTCATGGCTGATGAGCAGGTCCGAGGCCGAAGACTTTGACATAGGGGATGAAGTAGCCATAAAATTGGAAGTGCAGAAAACAGTGGATAACAGTGGATAA
- a CDS encoding carbohydrate ABC transporter permease, giving the protein MLKEKFVELARKIKLRKRIYKLKRFGVYVILIVITVVLLFPILFTIANSFMSDKEVLDTYQKKIEEVEEGESTEFLGFKLIPDMVSMKQYYTVLFRKPTFLLMFLNSAIMTIPIVIIQVIVGVFAAYAFAKLRFPLRDKLFFVFIVVMLMPLQVTLVPNYILLRKLDMIGSFLSVILPGGFSAFGVVLLRQYMRGIPDECCEAAMIDGAGYLKTFTKIILPQCKSIIASLAILAFIDNWNMVEQPLIFLSDSAKYPLSVYLAYINEGDLGLAFASGVLYMIPTVLIYLYGEKYFVEGIQLTGIK; this is encoded by the coding sequence TTGTTGAAAGAGAAATTTGTGGAGCTGGCAAGAAAGATAAAATTGAGGAAACGGATTTATAAACTTAAAAGGTTTGGCGTTTATGTTATTTTGATTGTAATTACCGTGGTTTTACTGTTTCCAATACTGTTTACGATAGCAAATTCCTTTATGTCCGATAAGGAAGTTTTGGATACATATCAGAAAAAGATAGAAGAAGTTGAAGAGGGAGAAAGTACCGAATTTTTAGGGTTCAAGCTGATACCTGACATGGTGAGCATGAAACAGTATTACACTGTTTTATTCAGAAAGCCGACTTTCCTGTTGATGTTTTTAAACTCTGCAATTATGACAATTCCCATTGTTATCATCCAGGTGATAGTAGGTGTGTTTGCGGCATACGCTTTTGCAAAGTTGCGGTTTCCGTTGAGGGATAAGTTGTTCTTTGTCTTTATAGTGGTTATGCTGATGCCTTTGCAGGTTACCCTCGTTCCCAATTATATATTGTTAAGAAAACTTGATATGATTGGTTCGTTTCTTTCAGTTATTCTGCCGGGAGGATTTTCGGCCTTCGGCGTGGTGCTTTTAAGACAGTATATGAGGGGAATACCTGATGAGTGCTGTGAAGCGGCAATGATTGACGGAGCGGGATATCTTAAAACCTTTACAAAGATTATTCTGCCCCAGTGCAAGAGCATAATAGCTTCTCTTGCGATTTTGGCTTTCATTGACAACTGGAATATGGTTGAACAGCCTTTGATATTCTTAAGCGACAGTGCAAAATACCCTTTGTCCGTATACCTTGCCTATATAAATGAAGGGGATCTTGGACTGGCGTTTGCAAGCGGAGTTCTTTACATGATTCCGACGGTGTTGATATACCTTTACGGCGAAAAATACTTCGTGGAAGGTATTCAGCTTACCGGTATTAAGTAA
- a CDS encoding carbohydrate ABC transporter permease has translation MRHKEALAGYLFSSPYLAGFLIFFAIPSAMSVYYCFTRGVGSFEFAGLDNFKSVIASNSYRLAVKNTLIFNSVSVPVIMIVSLLLAMLLNKALRGARYFRMFFVLPLVIPVASIILVWQITFNEFGVLNNLLNHFGIAGVEWLNSKWSIAVLVLLYVWKNCGYNIILFTAGLNSIPKDYYDAASIDGAGGFKCFTSITLPLLVPTIFFVFIISIINSFKVFREAYLLCGNYPPLNMYMLQHFMNNNFNNLNYQRLSTASLLMELFIVAIVFLMYKIEGRYGKSF, from the coding sequence ATGAGGCATAAGGAAGCATTGGCGGGTTATTTGTTTTCGTCGCCGTACCTTGCCGGCTTCCTGATATTTTTTGCCATACCTTCGGCAATGAGCGTGTATTATTGTTTTACCAGAGGAGTGGGCAGCTTTGAGTTTGCAGGGTTGGATAATTTCAAAAGCGTTATTGCAAGCAACTCGTATCGCCTTGCGGTGAAAAACACACTTATATTCAATTCCGTCAGTGTGCCGGTTATCATGATTGTCTCACTTTTGCTGGCAATGCTTTTAAACAAAGCTCTGAGGGGAGCAAGGTATTTTCGGATGTTTTTCGTACTGCCTCTGGTAATACCTGTAGCCTCAATTATACTGGTATGGCAGATTACTTTTAATGAATTTGGAGTATTGAACAATTTGCTTAATCATTTTGGTATTGCAGGAGTTGAGTGGCTGAATTCAAAATGGTCGATTGCGGTGCTGGTGCTTCTGTACGTGTGGAAGAACTGCGGATACAATATAATCTTGTTTACAGCGGGATTAAACAGTATCCCTAAGGATTATTATGATGCGGCAAGTATTGACGGTGCCGGCGGTTTCAAATGTTTTACAAGTATAACGCTTCCGCTTTTGGTTCCGACGATATTTTTTGTATTTATTATTTCCATTATAAATTCATTCAAGGTCTTCAGAGAGGCTTACCTGTTGTGCGGGAACTATCCGCCGCTCAATATGTATATGCTCCAGCACTTTATGAACAATAATTTCAACAACCTGAACTATCAAAGACTGTCAACGGCTTCTCTGCTGATGGAACTGTTTATAGTCGCAATAGTGTTTTTAATGTACAAAATTGAAGGCAGATACGGTAAAAGTTTTTAA
- a CDS encoding AAA family ATPase yields MELNQIKDLMQRVKENIRKVIAGKDDVIDFLQIALISSGHVLLEDVPGTGKILIAKAMAKSLDTSFKRIQFTPHILPSDLSGINFFNQKESRFKFRARPIFSNIIFIIYPMVLHRGILYVKLPPDEVFPETACWYGLGTYFISYFVFNFVNKLEPYVPFISWMGVISVAVYIFRANTLLIKSIVYSTDKKSISFSVIRYNRIAIALIFAIIFALSGISIVKETIVITIVCTAVFVLSIFTVVSVVKILSSVFGTLRRKNGMWDL; encoded by the coding sequence ATGGAATTAAATCAAATAAAAGATTTAATGCAAAGGGTTAAAGAAAACATCCGGAAGGTTATTGCCGGAAAGGATGATGTAATAGACTTTTTGCAGATTGCATTGATTTCGTCAGGGCATGTTCTGCTTGAGGATGTGCCCGGGACGGGCAAAATACTGATTGCTAAAGCAATGGCAAAATCGCTGGACACTTCGTTTAAGAGAATTCAATTCACACCGCACATCCTTCCGTCGGACTTAAGCGGTATAAACTTCTTTAATCAAAAGGAAAGCAGATTTAAGTTCAGAGCGAGACCAATCTTTTCAAATATAATTTTTATAATTTATCCAATGGTATTACACCGCGGGATACTATATGTAAAACTGCCGCCGGATGAAGTTTTTCCGGAAACAGCTTGTTGGTATGGATTGGGTACATATTTTATTTCGTATTTTGTGTTCAATTTTGTGAACAAGCTGGAGCCATACGTGCCGTTCATATCGTGGATGGGAGTTATAAGTGTCGCAGTTTATATCTTTAGAGCCAATACTCTTCTCATCAAATCCATCGTCTATTCAACTGATAAAAAATCTATTTCTTTTTCCGTCATCCGTTACAATCGAATCGCTATAGCTCTGATTTTTGCGATAATCTTTGCTCTTTCAGGGATTTCAATAGTAAAAGAGACAATTGTCATTACTATTGTATGTACCGCTGTTTTCGTGCTTTCAATCTTTACGGTTGTGTCGGTTGTAAAAATTTTAAGCTCAGTGTTTGGGACGTTGCGCAGAAAAAATGGAATGTGGGATTTGTGA
- a CDS encoding ABC transporter substrate-binding protein: MKKFITMVLSLIILSILFLATSCSGSRDDTQDVIGGKIVMYAAPGDNVQSEIRNIVRSKYPNVEFQVVSFNNADEFKSRLLTELMAGEGPDVIVLSPSTKKGSITIETMRKLVESGVFCDLEPYISKDESINLSEYNETVLNSGVINGKRYFIPIAYDVPIFWTANSILEENNIKDEIANWTLKDMADFAVQFKEKNSDNYLFGYGDGFIRNIMYANWREFVDYENKQASFDSQEFVEFLEAIGAIEKAGICDEKLIKEYTGMEFEALKHGKITLISSTEYPINPWELWYRNSHINYYFNPDSIRLSKFPTFGDLGRIVAHPTDIVAINKNSKNKATAYEVLKVFLSKEIQSSQQFRDRMGIPVNDEAIRELIEKYSGEEGKTTLPVGMTINETMDTVPLPESVVAEYNSIINGVTECVLVDEQIIDFMIEGFNEYKNGKMSAKDAARMVQQKVNLFLNE; the protein is encoded by the coding sequence ATGAAAAAATTTATAACAATGGTGTTAAGCTTAATTATTTTAAGCATTTTATTTCTGGCAACGTCTTGTTCTGGCAGCCGGGATGACACGCAAGATGTTATAGGTGGTAAAATAGTGATGTATGCGGCACCCGGCGACAATGTTCAGTCAGAAATAAGAAATATAGTAAGAAGCAAGTATCCAAATGTGGAGTTTCAAGTGGTTTCGTTCAATAATGCTGACGAATTCAAAAGCAGACTTTTAACTGAATTGATGGCGGGAGAAGGTCCGGATGTTATTGTTTTAAGCCCATCCACCAAAAAGGGTTCAATTACAATAGAAACTATGAGAAAGTTGGTAGAATCAGGAGTTTTCTGTGATCTGGAGCCATATATATCGAAGGATGAGAGTATAAATTTGTCAGAGTATAATGAGACTGTTTTAAACAGCGGTGTTATAAACGGCAAAAGATACTTTATTCCCATAGCCTATGATGTACCTATTTTTTGGACGGCTAACTCCATTCTTGAGGAAAACAATATAAAGGATGAAATAGCAAACTGGACGTTGAAGGACATGGCTGATTTTGCAGTTCAGTTTAAAGAAAAGAATTCTGATAATTACCTCTTTGGCTATGGTGACGGATTTATCAGAAATATTATGTATGCGAACTGGAGAGAATTTGTTGATTACGAGAATAAGCAGGCAAGCTTTGACAGTCAAGAGTTTGTTGAATTTTTGGAGGCAATTGGAGCTATTGAAAAAGCAGGCATTTGTGATGAAAAACTTATTAAAGAATATACGGGGATGGAGTTTGAAGCTCTAAAGCATGGGAAAATTACTTTGATAAGCAGTACTGAGTATCCCATAAATCCTTGGGAATTATGGTATCGCAATTCGCACATAAATTACTATTTTAATCCGGATAGCATAAGGCTTTCAAAATTTCCTACATTTGGGGACTTGGGCAGAATAGTGGCGCATCCTACAGATATAGTAGCGATAAACAAAAACAGCAAAAATAAAGCAACTGCATATGAGGTGCTGAAAGTTTTTTTGTCAAAAGAAATTCAAAGTTCCCAACAATTTCGCGATAGAATGGGAATACCGGTTAATGATGAGGCGATAAGAGAACTCATAGAGAAATATTCAGGAGAAGAAGGAAAGACCACCCTTCCTGTGGGAATGACCATTAACGAAACTATGGATACCGTACCGTTACCGGAATCTGTAGTGGCGGAATACAATTCAATAATAAACGGAGTAACTGAATGTGTACTGGTTGACGAGCAAATAATTGATTTTATGATTGAAGGATTCAATGAATACAAAAACGGCAAAATGTCTGCTAAAGACGCAGCTCGGATGGTACAGCAAAAAGTAAATTTGTTTTTAAATGAGTAA